The following are encoded together in the Terriglobia bacterium genome:
- a CDS encoding PadR family transcriptional regulator, whose translation MNGNDLFLGLIRLHILYHTVHEPIFGLGIIKELARHGYSLNPGTLYPLLHNMEQKGYLRSSVKRSCMASTTPLSDVVCSADRDRNHNRGDVRQPDHQQYRRVGAGEARCHHGKSGGGVRESGARRSRRSPRHG comes from the coding sequence ATGAATGGAAACGATCTTTTCTTGGGATTGATCCGGCTCCACATCCTTTACCACACGGTTCATGAACCCATCTTCGGCCTCGGCATCATCAAGGAGCTTGCGCGTCACGGCTATAGCCTGAACCCCGGGACGCTCTATCCGCTCCTCCACAACATGGAACAAAAAGGGTATCTGCGTTCGTCGGTGAAGCGCAGTTGTATGGCCTCGACAACGCCGTTATCCGACGTTGTTTGTTCCGCCGACCGCGATCGCAACCACAACAGAGGGGACGTTCGTCAACCGGATCACCAACAGTACCGTCGAGTGGGTGCAGGTGAGGCGCGGTGTCACCATGGGAAATCTGGTGGAGGTGTTCGGGAATCTGGCGCCCGGAGATCTCGTCGCAGTCCGCGGCACGGATGA
- a CDS encoding amidohydrolase family protein, whose translation MKTHLVVFCSLLAVLAAAAAVAQQPSPVTAIKAGRLVDPETGTAAANQVILIEGERITAVGPNLAIPAGATVIDLSKLTVLPGLVDAHTHMAMTYKEQPENNYYYLTYITDSTPLRAIQAASNGMQLLNSGFTVVRDVGNNALYADAALRQAIEQGWLPGPTVIPSGPMIGSTGGQFWPTPEMYKYHNIMFPEYIDANSQDEIVRAVRENMLFGARTIKLCIDCKPWGYSVDDIKLAISEAAKGGCKVEGHVQTPEGAQRAIEAGVYIIAHNNALTPEHHRLMAEKGIFLAGTDTPFTPYRGSEPAFKRTVANLRDAWEKKVPLTFSTDFDYWNERMKDPKTGEWLTRGELTINFLETWKAAGIPQADILRAMTINGYKAADIVKERGLIKPGFFADMIAVPGNPLSDIDALRNVQFVMKNGMVFKKDGVMTPEKFFHPGPVRTPNGRWSR comes from the coding sequence ATGAAGACTCATCTCGTGGTGTTCTGCTCGCTTTTGGCAGTGCTGGCCGCTGCGGCCGCGGTTGCGCAGCAGCCGTCGCCGGTGACGGCGATCAAAGCCGGCCGGCTGGTTGACCCGGAAACCGGGACTGCGGCGGCTAACCAGGTGATCCTGATTGAAGGAGAGAGAATCACTGCGGTCGGGCCGAACCTGGCCATTCCCGCTGGCGCTACGGTCATAGATCTTTCCAAGCTCACGGTTCTGCCCGGTCTCGTCGATGCGCACACCCACATGGCGATGACCTACAAGGAGCAGCCGGAAAACAACTACTACTACCTCACCTACATAACGGACTCGACGCCGCTGCGCGCCATCCAGGCCGCATCCAATGGGATGCAACTCCTCAACTCGGGCTTCACCGTCGTTCGCGATGTGGGGAACAACGCGCTCTACGCGGACGCGGCACTGCGTCAGGCAATTGAGCAGGGCTGGCTGCCCGGCCCCACGGTGATTCCGTCGGGGCCCATGATCGGCAGCACGGGCGGCCAGTTCTGGCCGACGCCGGAGATGTACAAGTACCACAACATCATGTTCCCGGAATACATCGACGCCAACAGCCAGGACGAAATTGTCCGCGCCGTCCGGGAGAACATGCTGTTCGGAGCCAGGACGATCAAGCTCTGCATCGACTGCAAGCCGTGGGGCTATTCGGTCGATGACATCAAGCTCGCTATCAGCGAGGCCGCCAAAGGCGGCTGCAAGGTCGAAGGGCATGTGCAGACACCAGAGGGCGCCCAACGCGCCATCGAGGCGGGGGTCTATATCATCGCGCATAACAACGCGCTCACTCCCGAACACCACCGCCTGATGGCGGAAAAGGGAATCTTCCTGGCAGGCACCGACACTCCGTTCACACCTTACCGCGGTAGCGAACCTGCATTCAAGCGGACGGTCGCGAATCTGCGCGATGCCTGGGAAAAGAAAGTGCCGCTCACCTTCTCGACCGACTTTGACTACTGGAACGAACGGATGAAAGATCCCAAAACCGGCGAGTGGCTGACACGCGGGGAGCTGACCATCAATTTCCTCGAGACCTGGAAGGCGGCCGGCATCCCCCAGGCGGACATCCTGCGAGCCATGACGATCAACGGCTACAAGGCCGCCGACATCGTCAAGGAGCGAGGCCTGATCAAGCCCGGCTTTTTTGCCGACATGATTGCGGTCCCCGGCAACCCTCTGAGCGACATCGACGCGTTGCGCAATGTGCAATTCGTGATGAAAAACGGAATGGTGTTCAAGAAGGACGGCGTGATGACGCCGGAGAAGTTCTTCCACCCCGGCCCTGTCAGGACTCCAAACGGCAGGTGGAGCCGATAA
- a CDS encoding DNA topoisomerase IV subunit A has product MTNGQKRLPLFRTEESVETAPAPESWALSAGVGGKLQATGDGPLKRLVDDNFLQYASYVIRDRAIPSLDDGLKPVQRRILFSLHENDDGKFIKVANIVGYCMQFHPHGDASIGEALVALANRQYLIERQGNFGNIYTGDPPAAARYIECRLTDLARTELFNDDLTEFVPSYDGRKQEPVMLPAKIPLLLMLGAEGIAVGISTRTLPHNFAELLEAQIAILGKKPFCVVPDFPQGGLMDAEAYDDGRGHVLVRALIEKKDEHTLVLRELPFGATTDSLMASIEDAARKGKIKVKSLNDFTAGQVEIEIQLPPEQDLDRAMEALYAFTQCQTQIASRIVVIRDNRPVEMDVPEILRYSTARLVEILRRELMRRRRRLAEEIHHQTLIRLFVQNRIYKQIETCDSATTVLQAVLSGLQPYRDRLQRDVTHEDAELLLGIPIRRISLFDLEKNRMEIERLAGEFAEVEQDLGALVPYVIRYLRNLLRKHGADNPRRTRLVQFGAISERELTADELTIGYDREKGYVGHKVTGCPLLSCSPLDRLLLVWKDGRCKVVAPPDKLFVDTSMIYCAILDRERAMTMVYEWDLFTHIKKFAAGGLITNRECRLIPKGAGIRFFADDSPPVLYVRYAADGRTKIRQQEFTVERVPVRDRDARGMVMTSKRIEFVGAVKPADWDDSLTGPRGRLSHFA; this is encoded by the coding sequence ATGACCAACGGCCAAAAGAGACTGCCCCTGTTCCGAACCGAGGAATCCGTGGAAACTGCACCTGCGCCCGAATCCTGGGCACTGTCCGCGGGCGTGGGCGGGAAACTCCAGGCCACGGGAGACGGGCCGCTCAAGCGGCTGGTCGACGACAATTTCCTCCAGTATGCATCCTATGTCATCCGCGACCGGGCGATCCCCAGCCTGGACGACGGTCTGAAGCCCGTGCAGCGGCGCATTCTCTTTTCGCTGCATGAAAACGATGACGGCAAATTCATCAAGGTCGCCAACATCGTCGGCTACTGCATGCAGTTTCACCCGCACGGCGACGCCTCGATCGGAGAGGCGCTGGTGGCCTTGGCCAATCGCCAGTACCTCATCGAGCGCCAGGGCAATTTCGGCAACATCTACACCGGGGATCCGCCCGCCGCGGCGCGTTACATCGAGTGCCGTCTCACCGACCTGGCGCGCACCGAGCTTTTCAACGATGATCTGACCGAGTTTGTCCCCTCCTATGACGGGCGCAAGCAGGAGCCCGTCATGCTGCCGGCGAAAATCCCCCTGCTGCTTATGCTCGGGGCGGAAGGGATCGCCGTCGGCATCTCCACGCGCACCCTGCCGCACAACTTCGCGGAGCTGCTCGAAGCCCAGATCGCGATCCTCGGGAAAAAGCCGTTCTGCGTGGTTCCCGATTTTCCCCAGGGCGGGCTGATGGATGCGGAAGCTTACGACGACGGGCGCGGACATGTGCTCGTGCGCGCGCTCATCGAGAAGAAGGATGAGCACACGCTCGTCCTTCGCGAGCTCCCCTTCGGCGCCACTACCGACTCGCTGATGGCCTCGATTGAAGACGCGGCGCGCAAGGGCAAGATCAAAGTCAAGAGCTTGAACGACTTCACCGCCGGGCAGGTGGAGATCGAGATTCAGCTGCCGCCCGAGCAGGATCTCGACCGCGCCATGGAAGCCCTTTATGCCTTCACCCAATGTCAGACCCAGATTGCGAGCCGCATCGTCGTCATCCGCGACAACAGGCCCGTCGAAATGGATGTTCCTGAGATCCTGCGTTACAGCACAGCGAGGCTTGTCGAAATCCTGCGACGTGAACTGATGCGCAGGCGGCGCCGGCTGGCGGAAGAGATCCACCATCAGACACTCATCCGCCTCTTCGTTCAGAACCGGATCTACAAGCAGATCGAGACCTGCGACTCTGCGACAACTGTACTGCAGGCTGTTCTCAGCGGCCTTCAGCCGTACCGCGACCGGCTGCAGCGCGATGTGACCCACGAGGATGCGGAGCTGCTGCTGGGGATACCCATCCGGCGGATATCGCTCTTCGACCTCGAAAAGAACCGCATGGAAATCGAGCGCCTGGCCGGCGAGTTCGCTGAGGTTGAGCAGGATCTGGGTGCCCTGGTGCCTTACGTGATCCGCTACCTGCGCAACCTGCTGAGAAAGCACGGTGCCGACAATCCACGGCGCACGCGGCTGGTTCAGTTCGGCGCGATCTCCGAACGCGAACTCACGGCCGACGAACTCACTATCGGGTATGATCGCGAGAAAGGCTATGTCGGTCACAAGGTCACCGGCTGCCCGCTACTATCCTGCTCGCCGCTGGACCGGCTGCTGCTGGTGTGGAAGGACGGGCGCTGCAAGGTCGTGGCACCGCCGGACAAGCTGTTTGTGGATACTTCAATGATCTACTGCGCCATTCTGGACCGCGAGCGAGCGATGACCATGGTTTATGAGTGGGATCTGTTCACGCACATCAAGAAGTTTGCGGCCGGCGGCCTGATTACCAACCGAGAGTGCCGCCTGATTCCGAAGGGTGCCGGCATCCGCTTCTTTGCCGACGACAGCCCGCCGGTGCTCTATGTGAGGTACGCCGCCGACGGGCGCACGAAGATCCGGCAGCAGGAATTCACGGTGGAGCGCGTGCCCGTGCGCGATCGAGACGCCCGGGGGATGGTCATGACCTCCAAGCGCATCGAATTCGTCGGCGCCGTCAAGCCTGCCGACTGGGACGATTCGCTAACCGGGCCGCGGGGCAGACTGAGCCATTTCGCGTAG
- a CDS encoding type IIA DNA topoisomerase subunit B codes for MTTKPHNYDEDKIKSLSSLEHIRKRTGMYIGRIGDGADYDDGIYVLLKEVVDNSVDEFIMGYGDLIAVTLDGPRVVVRDYGRGIPLGKVVECVSRINTGAKYSDEVFQFSVGLNGIGTKAVNALSRRFAVRSFRSGEYAGAVFERGKLLEEWTGEAHEEADGTLISFEPDPEIFGAVAFAADHVIRRLRLYSFLNAGLRIEYNGRVFLSRNGLLDLLRDEVGDEALYPPLHCRSKTMELVLTHTQRFDETFLSFVNGQYTSDGGVHLSAFREGLVKGFNEFSKGRFEGDDIREGMAGAIAVRLKEPVFESQTKNKLGNTDLRGELVAQVREIVADLLHRNRKAAEKALFKIEETVKLRKELQSIKKMARERARATSIRVPQLKDCKIHYDKRTGRGAASMIFITEGQSAAGSIVSCRDVNSQAIFALRGKPLNVCDLRRDVMYKNEELYNLMRSLDIEDSIERLRYHKVILATDADVDGLHIRNLLLTFFLRFFEPIVHEGHVHILETPLFRVRNRKDTIYCYSEDERDAAVKELRGTEVTRFKGLGEISPGEFKRFIGPEMRLTPVCAANRHGVPAILSFYMGRNTPERRQYIMNHLVVEAEP; via the coding sequence ATGACTACGAAACCGCACAACTACGACGAAGATAAGATCAAGTCCCTGTCGTCGCTGGAGCATATCCGAAAGCGAACGGGGATGTACATCGGCCGCATCGGAGACGGGGCGGACTACGACGACGGCATCTACGTTCTCCTCAAGGAAGTCGTTGACAATTCCGTCGACGAATTCATCATGGGCTACGGCGACCTCATCGCCGTGACCCTTGACGGTCCGCGGGTCGTGGTGCGCGATTACGGTCGCGGCATTCCGCTGGGCAAGGTGGTCGAGTGCGTCTCCCGCATCAACACGGGAGCGAAATACAGCGACGAGGTTTTTCAGTTCAGCGTGGGCCTGAACGGCATCGGCACGAAGGCCGTCAATGCGCTGTCGCGCCGCTTTGCGGTCCGCAGCTTCCGGAGCGGCGAATATGCCGGGGCGGTCTTTGAACGTGGCAAGTTGCTGGAGGAGTGGACAGGCGAGGCGCACGAGGAAGCTGACGGCACGCTGATCAGCTTCGAGCCGGATCCGGAGATTTTTGGCGCGGTAGCTTTTGCAGCCGACCACGTCATCCGCCGCTTGCGGCTTTACTCCTTTCTGAACGCCGGTCTGCGCATCGAGTACAACGGTAGGGTTTTTCTCTCCCGCAACGGCCTGTTGGACCTCTTGCGCGACGAAGTCGGCGACGAGGCGCTCTACCCTCCTTTGCACTGTCGCTCCAAGACCATGGAGCTGGTCCTCACCCACACCCAGCGCTTCGATGAGACCTTCCTCTCGTTCGTCAATGGCCAGTACACGAGCGACGGCGGCGTGCATCTGAGCGCCTTCCGCGAAGGGTTGGTCAAGGGATTCAACGAGTTCTCCAAGGGCAGGTTTGAGGGAGACGACATACGCGAAGGCATGGCGGGGGCCATCGCTGTCCGGCTGAAGGAGCCGGTCTTTGAATCACAGACCAAGAACAAGCTCGGCAACACCGACTTGCGCGGTGAACTGGTCGCCCAGGTGCGCGAGATTGTCGCGGATCTGCTCCACCGCAACCGCAAGGCCGCGGAAAAGGCTCTCTTCAAGATCGAAGAGACGGTCAAGCTGCGCAAGGAGCTCCAATCCATCAAAAAAATGGCCCGCGAGCGTGCCCGCGCGACTTCCATCCGCGTGCCGCAGCTCAAGGACTGCAAGATTCACTACGACAAGCGCACCGGGCGCGGCGCTGCGTCCATGATTTTCATCACCGAGGGCCAATCCGCTGCCGGTTCGATCGTCAGCTGTCGCGATGTCAACAGCCAGGCCATTTTTGCCCTGCGCGGCAAGCCGCTGAACGTCTGCGACCTGCGGCGCGACGTCATGTATAAAAACGAGGAACTCTACAACCTGATGCGGAGCCTCGACATCGAGGATTCAATCGAGCGCCTGCGCTATCACAAGGTCATCCTCGCCACAGATGCTGATGTGGATGGCCTGCACATTCGCAACCTGCTGCTGACGTTTTTCCTGCGTTTTTTCGAGCCCATTGTCCACGAAGGCCATGTCCACATTCTTGAGACCCCCCTCTTCCGGGTGCGCAACCGCAAAGACACGATCTACTGTTACTCCGAGGACGAGCGCGACGCGGCCGTAAAGGAGTTGCGCGGGACGGAGGTAACGCGCTTCAAGGGGCTCGGCGAAATCTCCCCGGGCGAGTTCAAGCGCTTCATCGGCCCCGAGATGCGCCTTACCCCAGTGTGCGCGGCCAACCGCCACGGTGTGCCGGCGATCCTGAGCTTCTACATGGGCAGAAACACTCCCGAGCGGCGTCAGTACATCATGAACCACCTCGTCGTCGAGGCCGAGCCATGA
- a CDS encoding class I SAM-dependent methyltransferase produces MILSASAVQKKGTFRPCRSIILSKKFLTNGNTVYGVEPNDEMRAAAERLLEDHAHFTSVRGAAEATGPPAGAIDLVVAGQAFHWFHQEEARAEFARILKPRGWVALVWNTRKTETTSFSREYERLLQTFTSALSHPPRCRKCCHSRRRPHWRRS; encoded by the coding sequence GTGATTCTATCAGCTTCAGCGGTTCAGAAAAAGGGGACATTCCGACCTTGCAGATCAATTATACTCTCGAAGAAATTCCTGACAAACGGGAACACCGTCTACGGTGTCGAGCCCAATGACGAAATGCGGGCGGCGGCAGAGAGGCTGCTCGAGGACCACGCCCATTTCACGAGCGTCAGGGGAGCTGCCGAGGCGACCGGACCGCCTGCAGGCGCGATTGACCTGGTAGTCGCCGGGCAGGCCTTTCACTGGTTCCATCAGGAAGAAGCCCGGGCGGAGTTTGCCAGAATTCTGAAACCGCGAGGATGGGTTGCGCTGGTCTGGAACACCCGGAAAACAGAAACCACTTCATTCTCGAGGGAGTACGAACGACTGCTGCAGACCTTCACTTCCGCGCTATCACATCCACCTCGCTGTAGAAAGTGTTGCCATAGTCGTCGTCGGCCTCATTGGCGACGCAGTTGA
- the ettA gene encoding energy-dependent translational throttle protein EttA gives MSYQYIYVMKDLRKVFPPNREVLKGIWLSFFPGAKIGLIGANGTGKSTLLRIMAGVITEFQGEAWPAEGVRVGYLPQEPQLDPSKDVLGNVEEGVRATRELLRSFDDINARFAEDMSPEEMDKLLAEQARVQDAIDACNAWELDRTLEIAMDALRLPPGNAEVTRLSGGERRRVALCRLLLERPDLLLLDEPTNHLDAESVAWLERFLKDYPGTVVAITHDRYFLDNVAGWILELDRGEGIPWEGNYSSWLEQKQARLALEEKQESARQRTLQRELEWVHMSPRARQAKGKARLTAYEQLLAEEMEAEKRTQATDLHIPPGPRLGDLVVEAANLRKGYGDKLLIEDLSFKLPPGGIVGVIGANGAGKTTLFRMVVGEERPDGGTLRIGETVKVAYVDQSRDTLIGERQAWEEISDGHDMVALGKREIPARSYAAAFNFKGSDQQKRVKDLSGGERNRVHLAKVLKSGGNLLLLDEPTNDLDVDTLRSLEDALLSFAGCAVVISHDRWFLDRIATHILAFEGDSKVVWFEGNYQDYEADRKRRLGALADQPHRIRYKPLVRG, from the coding sequence GTGTCGTACCAGTACATTTACGTCATGAAGGACCTGCGCAAGGTCTTCCCGCCCAATCGGGAGGTACTCAAGGGGATCTGGCTCTCATTCTTCCCGGGCGCAAAGATCGGGCTTATCGGCGCCAATGGCACGGGCAAGAGCACGTTGCTCAGGATCATGGCCGGCGTGATTACGGAATTCCAGGGGGAAGCCTGGCCTGCGGAAGGGGTGAGAGTCGGCTACCTGCCGCAGGAACCTCAACTCGACCCGTCGAAGGACGTCCTCGGGAATGTGGAAGAAGGGGTGCGCGCCACGAGAGAACTGCTCAGGTCATTCGACGACATCAACGCCCGCTTCGCCGAAGATATGTCACCGGAAGAAATGGATAAACTTCTGGCGGAGCAGGCGAGGGTGCAGGATGCCATCGATGCCTGCAACGCGTGGGAGCTCGACCGGACGCTGGAGATTGCGATGGATGCGCTGCGCCTCCCTCCCGGGAATGCCGAAGTAACCAGGCTTTCCGGCGGCGAACGCCGGCGCGTGGCGTTGTGCCGCCTGCTCCTGGAGCGGCCCGATCTGCTCCTTCTCGACGAGCCTACCAATCACCTGGACGCCGAGTCGGTTGCCTGGCTGGAACGCTTCCTGAAAGATTATCCCGGCACCGTAGTTGCCATCACCCATGACAGGTATTTCCTGGACAACGTCGCCGGCTGGATTCTCGAGTTGGACCGCGGCGAAGGCATCCCTTGGGAGGGGAACTACTCCTCCTGGCTCGAACAGAAGCAGGCCCGGCTCGCACTGGAGGAAAAACAGGAGTCGGCGCGCCAGCGTACGCTCCAGCGCGAACTGGAATGGGTGCACATGTCCCCCCGCGCTCGCCAGGCGAAAGGGAAAGCGCGCCTGACCGCGTACGAACAGTTGCTGGCCGAGGAAATGGAAGCAGAGAAGCGTACACAGGCCACCGACCTGCACATACCTCCCGGGCCGAGGCTGGGAGATCTCGTGGTTGAGGCGGCCAATCTGCGCAAGGGCTACGGCGACAAACTGCTGATCGAGGATCTGTCGTTCAAGCTGCCTCCGGGCGGCATCGTGGGCGTAATCGGCGCCAACGGCGCCGGCAAAACCACGCTCTTCCGCATGGTCGTCGGCGAGGAGAGACCGGACGGAGGCACTCTTCGGATCGGTGAGACAGTCAAGGTTGCGTATGTCGATCAAAGCCGCGACACATTGATCGGCGAACGCCAGGCCTGGGAGGAAATCAGTGACGGTCACGATATGGTTGCGCTCGGCAAACGCGAGATCCCGGCGCGATCATATGCGGCGGCGTTCAACTTCAAGGGTTCCGACCAGCAAAAGCGCGTGAAAGACCTGTCCGGGGGAGAACGCAACCGCGTCCACCTGGCCAAGGTGCTCAAGAGCGGCGGCAACCTGCTTCTGCTCGACGAGCCGACCAACGACCTGGATGTCGACACACTCCGCTCACTGGAAGACGCCCTGCTCAGCTTCGCCGGCTGCGCAGTTGTCATCAGCCACGACCGGTGGTTTCTGGACCGGATCGCGACCCACATCCTCGCCTTCGAAGGGGATTCGAAAGTCGTCTGGTTCGAGGGGAACTATCAGGACTACGAGGCCGACCGCAAGCGGCGCCTGGGCGCTCTTGCCGACCAGCCACATCGCATCAGATACAAGCCACTCGTCCGAGGCTGA
- a CDS encoding penicillin acylase family protein: MRWLRRIVFTLLSILLLAFAAGWLLLAGSRARLDGTQVQAGLSAPVSISRDHLGIATIEAENRRDLASALGFAHAQERFFQMDLLRRIAAGELSELVGPAGVKEDLNHRRHRFRTRAQAAVAALPAEERELLDAYRNGVNTGLAALRVRPWEYLVLRAEPMPWRDEDSLLANDTMFLNLNEDGTNKRELCFAQMRAALPAAVVDFLLTRDGSWEAPLQGNATPAPAIPGPEALDLRGSPIAAAAFALPDGTRPGSNCFAVSGALTGEGALVANDMHLGLRVPDIWFRARLRYPDPRAPGQTIDLNGVTLPGLPALIAGSNGHIAWGFTNSHGDWLDWACVERDPRDPSRYRVPGGWGQIETHVETIHVKGGEPRTLSIEETCWGPIMGKDADGTPLALSWIAHLTRTHSLSLMKLERVRSVHEALDLAPAIAMPPQNFTVGDAEGNIGWTLTGNALPLRSGYNPALPADWSQPGTGWTGFAGPAQVPRIENPASGRLWTANNRTTSDAWLDLVGDGGYDSGARAKQISDDLRTRDHFAVTDLLAVQLDDRSLFLARWQQLLQDELLQDDDPKLSELRRLTGSWGGRAAADAVDYRLVRTFRLRVHEAVLAPFVARVKARFDDFVLPPFYDGEAPVWALLQARPLHLLDPKYADWDALLRAAAGSVVDTLGSQPGGLASRTWGERNTAAIRHPLSPSLPGIFSRALDMPPDRLPGDSHMPRVQAPDFGASERFGIMPGHEERSYLHIAGGQSDHPLSPYYGAGHDDWVHGRATPLLPGPAEHRLTLNPAK, translated from the coding sequence ATGCGCTGGCTGCGCCGGATCGTATTCACGCTGCTGAGCATTCTTCTTCTGGCCTTCGCCGCCGGTTGGCTGCTGCTTGCCGGTAGCCGTGCGCGCCTGGACGGCACGCAGGTTCAAGCCGGGTTGTCAGCCCCTGTCTCCATCAGTCGCGATCACCTCGGGATTGCCACTATTGAGGCGGAGAACCGCCGCGACCTTGCCAGTGCGCTCGGTTTCGCACACGCGCAGGAGCGCTTCTTCCAGATGGACCTGCTGCGCCGCATCGCCGCGGGTGAACTCTCCGAACTGGTCGGTCCGGCAGGTGTGAAAGAAGATCTCAACCACCGTCGCCACCGGTTCCGCACCCGTGCGCAAGCTGCGGTCGCAGCCCTGCCGGCAGAGGAGCGCGAACTGCTGGATGCGTACCGCAACGGTGTCAACACCGGGCTGGCGGCGCTCCGAGTGCGTCCCTGGGAATACCTCGTGCTGCGAGCGGAGCCGATGCCGTGGCGCGACGAGGACAGCCTGCTGGCGAATGACACCATGTTTCTGAACCTCAATGAGGACGGCACCAACAAGCGCGAATTATGTTTCGCGCAGATGCGCGCGGCATTGCCCGCTGCCGTCGTCGATTTTCTCCTCACGCGCGACGGATCCTGGGAAGCGCCGCTACAAGGCAACGCCACACCTGCGCCTGCAATTCCGGGCCCGGAGGCACTGGATTTGCGCGGCAGTCCCATCGCTGCCGCCGCGTTCGCGCTTCCGGACGGCACCCGGCCGGGGAGCAACTGCTTTGCGGTCTCGGGCGCGCTTACCGGCGAGGGCGCTCTCGTCGCCAACGACATGCATCTGGGTCTGCGCGTGCCGGATATCTGGTTCCGCGCTCGCCTGCGCTATCCGGATCCCCGGGCACCCGGGCAGACGATCGACCTCAACGGCGTCACCTTGCCGGGACTGCCGGCGCTGATAGCGGGCTCCAACGGCCACATCGCCTGGGGCTTCACGAACAGCCATGGCGACTGGCTGGACTGGGCGTGTGTCGAACGCGATCCCCGAGATCCGTCGCGCTACCGTGTGCCTGGAGGTTGGGGGCAGATTGAAACGCACGTCGAGACAATTCACGTTAAAGGCGGCGAGCCCCGGACGCTGAGTATCGAAGAGACATGCTGGGGCCCGATTATGGGCAAAGACGCCGACGGCACGCCACTGGCACTTTCCTGGATCGCGCACCTGACGCGCACCCATAGCCTGAGCCTGATGAAACTGGAACGAGTCCGCAGCGTACACGAGGCGCTGGATCTCGCGCCCGCTATTGCCATGCCGCCGCAGAACTTCACCGTCGGCGATGCCGAAGGCAACATTGGCTGGACGCTGACCGGCAACGCGCTGCCGTTGCGCAGTGGATATAATCCGGCCCTCCCCGCAGACTGGTCGCAGCCGGGTACAGGATGGACCGGCTTCGCCGGGCCGGCACAGGTCCCGCGCATCGAAAATCCCGCCTCCGGACGCCTGTGGACGGCGAACAACCGCACCACCTCGGACGCCTGGCTGGATTTGGTCGGCGACGGCGGCTACGACAGTGGCGCGCGCGCAAAACAGATCAGCGATGACCTGCGCACGCGCGATCATTTCGCTGTGACGGATCTACTTGCCGTGCAATTGGACGACCGCTCCCTGTTCCTCGCGCGCTGGCAACAGTTGCTGCAGGACGAGCTGCTGCAGGACGACGATCCCAAACTCTCGGAACTCAGGCGCCTGACCGGCTCATGGGGTGGTCGTGCCGCAGCGGATGCCGTTGATTATCGCCTCGTGCGGACCTTCCGCCTGAGGGTGCACGAGGCAGTGCTGGCGCCCTTTGTCGCGCGCGTGAAGGCGCGCTTCGACGATTTCGTGCTCCCACCGTTCTACGATGGCGAGGCCCCGGTCTGGGCGTTGCTGCAAGCCCGTCCGCTGCACTTGCTCGATCCGAAGTACGCAGATTGGGATGCCCTGCTTAGGGCCGCAGCAGGGAGCGTGGTAGACACACTCGGCAGCCAGCCTGGTGGCCTGGCGTCGAGGACCTGGGGCGAACGTAACACCGCAGCGATCCGGCATCCCCTGTCGCCGTCACTGCCGGGCATCTTCTCCCGCGCGCTGGACATGCCGCCGGATCGATTGCCCGGAGACAGCCACATGCCGCGCGTGCAGGCTCCGGATTTCGGCGCCTCTGAGCGCTTCGGCATCATGCCGGGTCACGAGGAGCGCAGTTACCTGCACATTGCTGGCGGCCAGAGTGATCACCCGCTGTCACCTTATTACGGTGCGGGCCACGATGACTGGGTGCATGGCCGCGCCACACCACTGCTGCCGGGGCCGGCAGAGCACCGTCTGACCCTGAACCCGGCAAAGTGA
- a CDS encoding J domain-containing protein: protein MKNRRNYYRILQIQPDAPVEIIRASYRTMMLELKQHPDLGGSTSDASVLNEAYQVLSDPVRRAAYDDELFLKYAKQAEAPGKRPLSSVFCPVCKRACARKAGPGERCLTCQSPLQSEKPADQKRAYQRALSRTRRDDKVFYYPSWPGKARRGKMIDFSPQGMRFLCSERLIPGTVLKIRSKLFDASGAVTNLRREEAGEADLYTVGVSFLAVSFAEPKGSLISTSA from the coding sequence ATGAAGAACCGTCGTAACTACTACCGCATACTTCAGATACAACCCGATGCGCCGGTCGAGATCATCCGCGCCAGCTACCGCACTATGATGCTGGAATTGAAGCAGCATCCCGACCTCGGTGGATCCACCTCTGACGCTTCGGTGCTGAACGAGGCATACCAGGTGCTGAGCGACCCGGTTCGGCGCGCCGCCTATGACGACGAACTCTTCCTCAAGTATGCCAAGCAAGCCGAGGCACCCGGCAAGCGTCCGCTCAGCAGCGTTTTCTGCCCTGTCTGCAAGAGAGCCTGCGCACGCAAGGCGGGGCCGGGCGAGCGTTGTCTGACCTGCCAAAGCCCATTGCAGTCGGAAAAGCCGGCGGATCAAAAGCGGGCCTATCAACGTGCTCTCTCCCGCACCAGGAGGGACGACAAGGTCTTCTACTACCCTTCCTGGCCCGGCAAAGCGCGACGGGGAAAGATGATCGACTTCTCCCCACAAGGGATGCGGTTTCTCTGCTCCGAACGGCTCATCCCAGGGACGGTCCTGAAGATCCGCAGCAAGCTGTTCGATGCTTCGGGCGCCGTAACAAATCTTCGCAGGGAAGAGGCGGGGGAAGCAGACCTGTATACCGTCGGCGTTTCATTCCTCGCAGTCAGCTTTGCGGAACCTAAAGGATCGCTCATCTCGACGTCGGCCTGA